From Corynebacterium aquatimens:
TATTGGCGCCAAGAAAAGAAAGGAGTGGCCGGGAAAAAACGTGAACTTTGGTCATGCATTAGCGGATAGTGGCGCGAAAGCCATGATTAAATCGGAGGGCATGAGCGCGAATACCCAAAGCACCGGACCGCAGCGCACGGCGCGGCAATCGCTCGACCGCGCCGCAGATATCGCGCGCAGATACGGTAAGACGCAATCGGCTGACTTGGCGCAGTCCCTCGTGGGAGCACGTTTCCGCACCGGATCCGTGGTTGTTGTGGGGGAGATAAAGCGGGGGAAGTCGTCGTTGGTCAATGCTCTCGTCGGTAAGCGTGGGTTGTTGCCTGTGGATGTGCTCACGTCGACGTCTGCGCCGATCAGGGTGGCGCTAGCCGCGCCGGGTGAAGGATCAGCCACCCCGCGGGTGGAGGTTGTGCGTGGGGAAGAGAGGCTTGAAGTATCGCCGGAGCAGCTCGGGGACTACGTCACTATCGACGGGATTTCCGGCGGGGGCACGGGTTCGGATGACAATGATTTGGTGTCCGCCGCTGAAGTTCAGCTGGAGAATGCCGATTTGGCGGGGATGACGGTCGTCGATACGCCAGGCGTTGGTGGCTTGGATGAGTACGCGGTGCGCGCGGCGTTTAATGAGGCCCACGAGGCGGGCGTGCTGCTGATGGTGTGTGATGCGTCGACGCCGATCACCAAGCCGGAGATGGAGATTCTTGATGCCGCCCGCGCACGCGTGGGCGCCGTCGTCGTTGCGGTGACAAAGACCGATAAGAACGTCCGTCGGTGGAAGGCGATCGTGGAAGATGACCGCCGGCTGATTCGAGAAAACCTTGGGGCGGACGTGCCTGTCGTGGGGGTGTCGAGCCTGCGGGCGCTGGACGCGATTGATGAAGCGGATCCTGCGCGAAGAGCAGAGATTGAGCGACGCAGCGGGATCACGGAGCTGCGCGCGCAACTAAAAGGCGTGCTGAAAGATCCGGAGACGATGGGCATGATCAGCGGCCTGGACAGTATTGCCGCAACGCTCGCGGGCATCCGCAAGGAGATCGATCAGGACCTTGAGCTGGTCGCGCAACCCAATGAGAGCGTGGACAAGCTTGAAGCCGAGTACCGTGAGTTGGAGAACCTCAAAGAGCACGCCGCCGAGTGGGAGCAGCTGCTTGCGCGCGATATTCAGCTCATGCGCAACCGCATCACGGAAGACTTGGACAGCCAGGTGGAGCAGCTGCGCAACAACTGGACGCACCGTATTAATAACGACGGGATGCGGGTGTTGCGCTCTAAGCCGCAGGTCTTCACAAGCCAGATTGAGGCGGAGCTGACCGAAACAATGCGCGTGACGCTGGCCCGGCAGTTCGACGGGCTGCAAGAGCGCGCGGTGCAGCTGTTCCCAAATCAACCGGACACCGTCCACGCGGTGACGCAGGCGGCGGTGCTGTCCATCGCCCCGGAAGACGTGACCGGCCGTGACGTGGAAAAGAAGACGAAGGACATCTTCGACCCATCGATGGTGTCCGTTGGCGTGATTGGTTCCACGATGCTGGCGGTGATCATTCCGTTTGCCCCGTTGGCCGGCGCGATGTGGGTGGGTGTGCACATGGGCTTCCGCGCGTTGCGCAACGGCAAAACGCA
This genomic window contains:
- a CDS encoding dynamin family protein, which produces MSANTQSTGPQRTARQSLDRAADIARRYGKTQSADLAQSLVGARFRTGSVVVVGEIKRGKSSLVNALVGKRGLLPVDVLTSTSAPIRVALAAPGEGSATPRVEVVRGEERLEVSPEQLGDYVTIDGISGGGTGSDDNDLVSAAEVQLENADLAGMTVVDTPGVGGLDEYAVRAAFNEAHEAGVLLMVCDASTPITKPEMEILDAARARVGAVVVAVTKTDKNVRRWKAIVEDDRRLIRENLGADVPVVGVSSLRALDAIDEADPARRAEIERRSGITELRAQLKGVLKDPETMGMISGLDSIAATLAGIRKEIDQDLELVAQPNESVDKLEAEYRELENLKEHAAEWEQLLARDIQLMRNRITEDLDSQVEQLRNNWTHRINNDGMRVLRSKPQVFTSQIEAELTETMRVTLARQFDGLQERAVQLFPNQPDTVHAVTQAAVLSIAPEDVTGRDVEKKTKDIFDPSMVSVGVIGSTMLAVIIPFAPLAGAMWVGVHMGFRALRNGKTHLIQWLREITQTTRSTTVRMLDTMITAARTEMVLRYRAQLRQRTKTVQEHITQARNAARESESERKQKVTRLQKNHAIVSATIEELSQHAARLRAGGRDNITAQGGAAHGRG